The following proteins are encoded in a genomic region of bacterium:
- a CDS encoding amidohydrolase family protein, producing the protein MIIDFQHHFVPLELAARRGFAAGERRNLIEGGIPKFTLHDKLYDLDAQLRDLDQAGIDLAVLTCNLGWDAPLEECRLINERLSEIQARYPRRFVGMAHAPIVEEGGLREVERAARELNLRGVSIASQVGGLLLDAPPLMPFYRTACALDLAVHVHPAMIPAGYACLGDYDLARIVGREMDLQLAVSRVIAGRVMEEFPTLKLVFAHFGGGVAAIKERLEAKAGRFGTLRRPFAESFDRLYFDLAGFEGGAVALRCALAGIRPDRLLFATDYPQDFTGATTQTGKGVSSIRDYTGLVRTLAGSEAAARAILGETAAGLLRLETWGREPSGRESAPGTA; encoded by the coding sequence ATGATCATCGACTTCCAGCACCACTTCGTGCCCCTGGAGTTGGCCGCGCGCAGGGGGTTCGCGGCCGGGGAGCGGCGCAACCTGATCGAGGGCGGAATCCCCAAGTTCACGCTGCACGACAAGCTGTACGATCTCGATGCACAGCTGCGGGACCTGGATCAGGCCGGCATCGACCTCGCCGTCCTCACCTGCAATCTGGGGTGGGACGCGCCGCTCGAGGAGTGCCGGCTGATCAACGAGCGGCTGTCGGAGATCCAGGCCCGGTACCCGCGGCGGTTCGTCGGGATGGCGCACGCGCCCATCGTCGAGGAGGGCGGCCTGCGGGAGGTGGAGCGGGCGGCGCGCGAGTTGAACCTCCGCGGTGTGTCGATCGCCTCGCAGGTCGGCGGGCTGCTCCTGGATGCCCCGCCGCTGATGCCGTTCTATCGGACGGCGTGCGCGCTGGACCTCGCGGTGCACGTGCACCCCGCGATGATCCCCGCGGGATACGCGTGCCTCGGCGACTACGACCTGGCGCGGATCGTCGGCCGCGAGATGGACCTCCAGCTCGCCGTGTCCCGGGTGATCGCCGGGCGGGTGATGGAGGAGTTTCCGACCCTGAAGCTGGTTTTCGCGCACTTCGGTGGTGGGGTCGCCGCGATCAAGGAGCGGCTGGAGGCCAAAGCCGGACGGTTCGGGACCCTGCGCCGGCCGTTCGCAGAGTCCTTCGACCGCCTCTACTTCGACCTGGCCGGATTCGAGGGGGGAGCGGTCGCCTTGCGGTGCGCGCTCGCCGGCATCCGGCCCGACCGGCTGCTCTTTGCCACCGATTACCCCCAGGATTTCACGGGGGCGACGACCCAGACCGGCAAGGGCGTGTCGAGCATCCGCGACTACACGGGATTGGTTCGGACACTGGCGGGATCGGAGGCCGCGGCGCGCGCCATTCTGGGGGAGACCGCGGCCGGCCTCCTCCGGCTGGAGACCTGGGGCCGGGAGCCCTCGGGGCGCGAGTCGGCCCCGGGCACGGCGTGA
- a CDS encoding UbiD family decarboxylase: MSDRDLREWMTQVEELGELKAVEEAHWDVEIGVITEIVMNRHGPALLFDNIPGYPAGHRILANALGGPKRLAHTLGLPPDRDLKALLKLWQEKNRALRPIPPRVVKDGPVLENVHRGGEIDLLTFPVPKWHEHDGGRYIGTGSVDITRDPDEGWVNLGCYRVMVHDRNHVGFYISPGKQGRIQRDKWFARGGPMPVAMSFGHDPAIFMAGSLEIPWGMSEYDWVGGVRGSAVDVIEGPITGLPIPAAAEIVIEGFVDPTHKLPEGPFGEWTGYYASARREEPVVEVVGLYHRHRPILLGSPPVKPPSELAYYRAFLRAAAIDEQLRLAGIPDVAGVWCHEVGGSRLFTAVAITQRYPGHAKQAAIVASQCHAGAYLGRFAVVVDEDIDVMNLEEVMWAICTRCDPERDIDILRRCWSGPLDPIIPPERKGLNSRAIIDATRPFEWRDQFPRVAESSPERRNAVLAKWGRTILS, encoded by the coding sequence ATGAGCGATCGCGACTTGCGGGAGTGGATGACCCAGGTGGAGGAGCTGGGAGAACTCAAGGCCGTCGAGGAGGCCCACTGGGACGTCGAGATCGGGGTGATCACCGAGATCGTAATGAACCGCCACGGCCCGGCGCTGTTGTTCGACAACATCCCGGGGTATCCGGCGGGTCACCGGATCCTCGCCAACGCCCTCGGCGGGCCGAAGCGCCTGGCCCATACGTTGGGGCTGCCCCCCGATCGCGACCTGAAGGCGCTCCTGAAACTGTGGCAGGAGAAGAATCGAGCGTTGCGGCCGATTCCCCCCCGGGTCGTGAAAGACGGTCCGGTGCTGGAGAACGTCCACCGGGGAGGGGAGATCGATCTATTGACGTTTCCCGTTCCGAAGTGGCACGAGCACGACGGCGGCCGGTACATCGGCACCGGCAGTGTGGACATCACCCGCGACCCCGACGAGGGGTGGGTGAATTTGGGATGCTACCGGGTGATGGTGCACGACCGGAACCACGTCGGCTTCTACATTTCCCCCGGCAAGCAGGGACGGATTCAGCGGGACAAATGGTTCGCCCGGGGGGGGCCGATGCCGGTCGCAATGTCCTTCGGTCACGATCCGGCCATCTTCATGGCGGGATCGCTTGAGATCCCCTGGGGAATGTCCGAATACGATTGGGTGGGGGGGGTGCGGGGGTCCGCCGTTGACGTGATCGAGGGGCCGATCACCGGGCTCCCCATCCCCGCGGCGGCCGAGATCGTGATCGAGGGATTCGTGGACCCGACCCACAAGCTGCCGGAGGGGCCCTTCGGGGAGTGGACGGGGTACTACGCCAGCGCGCGGCGGGAAGAGCCGGTGGTCGAGGTCGTCGGGCTCTACCACCGTCACCGCCCGATCCTGCTGGGCTCCCCTCCGGTCAAGCCCCCCTCCGAGCTGGCCTACTACCGCGCCTTCCTCCGCGCCGCGGCGATCGACGAGCAGCTCAGGCTGGCCGGCATCCCGGACGTCGCCGGGGTATGGTGTCACGAGGTGGGCGGGTCCCGATTGTTCACGGCGGTCGCGATCACGCAGCGCTACCCCGGACACGCGAAGCAGGCCGCGATCGTGGCCTCGCAGTGTCACGCCGGGGCGTATCTGGGCCGCTTCGCGGTGGTGGTCGACGAGGACATCGATGTGATGAACCTCGAGGAGGTGATGTGGGCGATCTGTACCCGCTGTGATCCGGAGAGGGACATCGACATCCTCCGGCGATGCTGGAGCGGCCCGCTGGACCCGATCATCCCGCCCGAGCGGAAGGGCCTGAACTCTCGGGCGATCATCGATGCGACCCGGCCGTTCGAGTGGCGCGATCAGTTCCCCCGCGTGGCCGAATCCAGCCCGGAGCGGCGGAACGCGGTCCTGGCGAAGTGGGGCCGCACCATCCTCTCGTAG
- a CDS encoding pyridoxamine 5'-phosphate oxidase family protein yields the protein MKTLPSFSDRLAALLMAGTPAVLVTVGGDGWGHAAMTWAAADDPQRVRFGVDHGSATLANLERDGRAALQIIGTDNILALIKGRARVRRARIAAAPFPMALWEIAVTEVKDQSWGPVVVAPLAYEWIGPEAATLRRIEQAVLAELRDWSG from the coding sequence ATGAAGACGCTCCCCAGCTTCTCCGACCGGCTCGCCGCCCTCCTCATGGCCGGAACCCCCGCGGTGCTGGTCACCGTCGGAGGGGACGGGTGGGGTCACGCGGCGATGACCTGGGCCGCGGCGGACGACCCGCAGCGCGTGCGCTTCGGGGTCGACCACGGGAGCGCGACCCTGGCCAATCTGGAGCGCGACGGTCGGGCCGCCCTGCAGATCATCGGCACGGACAACATCCTGGCCCTGATCAAGGGGCGAGCCCGGGTGAGGCGAGCGCGGATCGCCGCCGCACCGTTTCCGATGGCGCTGTGGGAGATCGCGGTGACCGAGGTCAAGGACCAGTCGTGGGGGCCGGTCGTCGTCGCTCCGCTGGCCTACGAATGGATCGGCCCGGAAGCCGCGACGCTGCGTCGCATCGAGCAGGCGGTGCTCGCCGAGCTGCGTGACTGGTCGGGGTGA
- a CDS encoding ABC transporter permease — protein sequence MFEEKALGRDRGEAPPIPRRPGTRRSSPAVRARIIGTVSVVLSLTAWEGVVRFGLVNPLFTSSPSRVASTFVQMLHEGSLGKDIRVSGGEFLAGYALAVVVGILLGVAMGWYRDLDAALQPFVSALYSTPRIALAPLFIIWLGIGVWSKIAVVFLVAVFQILISTEAGVRAADESLIRTARSFGANNRQIFATIVLPGAVPFLIAGLRLGVGQALVGIVVGELTAATAGIGYEIAVAGETFQTDRVFVGIGMLATSAILMMWALRQLELRFESWKPLHHG from the coding sequence ATGTTTGAAGAGAAGGCGCTGGGACGGGACCGCGGCGAGGCCCCCCCCATCCCCCGTCGGCCGGGAACCCGCAGGAGTTCCCCCGCCGTTCGCGCCCGGATCATCGGGACCGTTTCCGTGGTCCTGTCCCTCACCGCCTGGGAAGGGGTGGTGCGGTTTGGGCTCGTCAACCCGCTGTTCACCAGCTCCCCCAGCCGAGTCGCCTCAACGTTCGTGCAGATGCTGCACGAGGGGAGCCTGGGCAAGGACATCCGGGTGAGCGGCGGCGAGTTCCTGGCGGGATACGCGCTGGCCGTGGTCGTGGGCATCCTGCTCGGGGTGGCGATGGGCTGGTACCGGGACCTGGACGCCGCCCTCCAGCCGTTCGTCTCCGCGCTCTACTCGACGCCGCGGATTGCGCTCGCCCCGCTGTTCATCATCTGGCTCGGCATCGGCGTGTGGTCGAAGATCGCCGTGGTCTTCCTGGTGGCCGTCTTCCAGATCCTCATCAGCACCGAGGCCGGCGTGCGCGCCGCCGACGAGTCGCTGATCCGGACGGCTCGATCCTTCGGTGCCAACAACCGCCAGATCTTCGCCACGATCGTTCTGCCCGGCGCCGTGCCGTTCTTGATCGCCGGGCTGCGGCTCGGGGTCGGCCAGGCGCTGGTGGGGATCGTGGTCGGCGAGCTGACCGCAGCGACGGCGGGGATCGGTTACGAAATCGCCGTCGCCGGCGAAACCTTCCAGACCGACCGCGTCTTTGTCGGCATCGGGATGCTGGCCACGTCCGCCATCCTCATGATGTGGGCGCTGCGGCAGCTGGAACTGCGGTTCGAATCCTGGAAGCCGCTGCATCACGGGTAG
- a CDS encoding ABC transporter ATP-binding protein: MRAKVEAIDVTVRYENPRTGVTTLALDGFSVDVQPGEFLCLVGPSGCGKTTFLHCLDGLLPVTGGRILLDGRPIVRPGRDRAMVFQSPSLLPWRTVLRNVTYGLELQGLPRRDAVPRALEMIRLVGLSGFERYHPAELSGGMLQRVNLARALVMDAEVILLDEPFAALDAQTREFMQAELMRIWQETRRTAVFITHQINEAIYLADRVVVLSARPGRVKSILPVTFPRPRDLRVKRTVPFLELEDRIWALIEEEARLAYRGMPHV; this comes from the coding sequence GTGAGAGCGAAGGTGGAAGCGATCGACGTCACCGTCCGGTACGAGAATCCGCGGACCGGGGTGACGACCCTCGCGCTGGACGGGTTTTCGGTGGACGTGCAGCCCGGCGAGTTCCTGTGCCTGGTCGGGCCGAGCGGCTGCGGCAAGACGACGTTTCTGCACTGCCTGGACGGCCTGCTCCCGGTGACGGGGGGGCGGATTCTGCTCGACGGCCGCCCGATCGTCCGCCCGGGACGCGACCGCGCCATGGTGTTCCAAAGCCCGTCGCTGCTGCCCTGGCGGACCGTCCTGCGGAACGTGACCTACGGGCTGGAACTGCAGGGCCTCCCGCGGCGCGACGCGGTGCCCCGCGCCCTCGAGATGATCCGTCTCGTCGGCCTGTCGGGATTCGAGCGCTATCACCCGGCCGAGCTCTCCGGCGGGATGCTGCAGCGGGTGAACCTGGCGCGGGCCCTGGTGATGGACGCGGAGGTCATCCTGCTGGACGAACCCTTTGCCGCCCTCGACGCCCAGACCCGCGAGTTCATGCAGGCCGAGCTGATGCGGATCTGGCAGGAAACCCGCCGCACCGCGGTGTTCATCACACATCAGATCAACGAGGCGATCTACCTGGCCGATCGGGTGGTCGTGCTCTCGGCCCGCCCCGGACGGGTGAAGAGCATCCTCCCCGTCACGTTCCCCCGCCCGCGAGATCTCCGCGTGAAGCGGACCGTGCCGTTTCTGGAGCTCGAGGACCGGATCTGGGCGCTGATCGAGGAGGAAGCGCGCCTGGCCTACCGGGGCATGCCGCATGTTTGA
- a CDS encoding ABC transporter substrate-binding protein, whose translation MGRKRLLQGAPAAASKQATDATREGETIVRMSVSRRDFLGISAGAVLADLLAASRAPAAEVLTSLKVGMSFSNLDAVAAWIAEDKHFFERYGLTVSIINIQGGAKTVAAMAAGDVPIAFIAAADIINARVKGLPLEMIGGLINRFPYDFVVAKNITTPSQLKGAKGAISGFGSSSDFAVRYALTKLGVDPQDVTLLQAGNETSRLAALSSGQIQFTVLTAGLDLAAFDLGYKPLVKLYTLDQPYQHTGIAANITWAKAHPALVAGFLKAVVTANVFIKNRLNIAAALALIHPHLPIKEGELREGFQLYRDQFYSVYPLVTQPGLEFILRARKIDQAATDFFDNSYVQALQDSNFAATVEKAP comes from the coding sequence GTGGGGCGCAAGCGGCTCCTGCAGGGAGCGCCCGCCGCTGCCTCGAAGCAAGCCACCGACGCCACCCGAGAGGGGGAAACGATCGTGCGGATGTCGGTCAGCCGGCGCGATTTCCTTGGGATCTCGGCGGGAGCGGTCCTGGCGGATCTGCTCGCCGCGAGCCGCGCGCCCGCGGCGGAGGTGTTGACCTCCCTCAAGGTCGGCATGTCCTTCTCCAACCTCGACGCGGTGGCGGCCTGGATCGCCGAGGACAAGCACTTCTTCGAGCGGTACGGGCTCACCGTCAGCATCATCAACATCCAAGGCGGCGCTAAGACCGTCGCCGCGATGGCCGCCGGCGACGTGCCGATCGCGTTCATCGCCGCCGCCGACATCATCAACGCCCGGGTGAAGGGCCTGCCCCTCGAGATGATCGGCGGGCTGATCAACCGATTCCCGTACGATTTCGTCGTGGCGAAGAACATCACCACCCCGTCGCAGCTCAAGGGGGCGAAAGGGGCGATCAGCGGGTTCGGCTCGTCGTCCGACTTCGCGGTCCGCTACGCCCTGACGAAACTGGGCGTCGACCCGCAGGACGTGACGCTGCTGCAGGCCGGCAACGAGACCTCCCGGTTGGCCGCGCTCAGTTCCGGCCAGATCCAGTTCACGGTCCTGACCGCCGGATTGGACCTCGCCGCGTTCGACCTGGGGTACAAGCCGCTCGTCAAGCTGTACACCCTGGACCAGCCCTACCAGCACACAGGGATCGCGGCCAACATCACCTGGGCGAAGGCCCATCCGGCGCTCGTGGCCGGGTTCCTCAAAGCCGTCGTCACCGCCAACGTCTTCATCAAGAACCGCCTGAACATCGCCGCGGCGCTGGCGCTGATCCATCCGCACCTGCCGATCAAGGAGGGCGAGCTGCGCGAGGGATTTCAGCTCTACCGGGACCAGTTCTACTCCGTCTACCCGCTGGTGACCCAACCCGGGCTGGAGTTCATCCTGCGCGCCCGGAAGATCGACCAGGCCGCCACGGATTTCTTCGACAACAGCTACGTGCAGGCGCTCCAAGACAGCAACTTCGCCGCGACGGTCGAGAAGGCGCCCTGA
- a CDS encoding MFS transporter encodes MDAAVEAGARPEGDRHAKDLALLSCAHAVTHIQPTLYPLIFPAAMQALGFGYAQIGLLVGAIGVVGGLLQGVQGWLSRWFRRKALCGGGNLLLGLSIGLSGLAGSFAALLGLRLLAAIATSPQHPVGSSLLADWYPRKRRASAFALHFSGGNIGTVLTPLAVGILLPRVGWRHTLMLFAIPGVVVGLLFWLLADDRRPAPARLPSEGAGARPPYLAAARNPNVLALMLSRALTSGGRGLGIILTYVPLYLLSGLRLAPSTAGAFVSLLAAGSVISPLLAGRIADRMGRRRPVMIASLWISAIATTGLARTGASLLGILAALIVLSLAVYNESSLSQALLADIVTDEERDGAFSLFYVVSFTGAAVWGVVIGLAIARWGFPAGFALMVSSYLLASVVLFFVRETAAVP; translated from the coding sequence GTGGACGCTGCCGTCGAGGCGGGGGCGCGACCGGAGGGCGACCGGCACGCGAAGGATCTGGCCCTGCTGAGCTGCGCACACGCCGTCACCCACATTCAGCCCACGCTCTACCCCTTGATCTTCCCCGCGGCGATGCAGGCGCTCGGCTTCGGGTACGCGCAGATCGGCCTGCTGGTCGGCGCGATCGGCGTGGTGGGGGGCCTCCTGCAGGGCGTCCAGGGCTGGCTGTCCCGCTGGTTCCGGCGGAAGGCGCTCTGCGGCGGGGGCAACCTGCTGCTCGGCCTGTCGATCGGCCTTTCCGGGCTGGCGGGCAGCTTCGCCGCTCTCCTGGGGCTCCGGCTGCTCGCCGCCATCGCCACGAGCCCGCAGCATCCGGTCGGCTCCTCGCTGCTCGCGGATTGGTACCCGCGCAAGCGGCGAGCCTCCGCGTTCGCCCTGCACTTCTCGGGCGGCAACATTGGGACCGTGCTGACCCCGCTGGCGGTGGGGATCCTCCTGCCCCGCGTCGGCTGGCGCCACACCCTGATGCTGTTCGCGATCCCGGGGGTGGTCGTCGGGCTGCTCTTCTGGCTCCTGGCCGACGACCGGCGGCCGGCGCCGGCGCGGCTCCCGTCGGAGGGCGCCGGGGCGCGCCCGCCGTATCTGGCCGCGGCGCGCAACCCGAATGTCCTGGCGTTGATGCTGAGCCGCGCGCTGACCTCCGGCGGGCGCGGCCTCGGGATCATCCTCACCTACGTCCCTCTCTATCTTCTCTCCGGGCTCCGGCTCGCGCCCTCCACCGCCGGCGCCTTCGTCTCCCTCCTCGCCGCCGGCAGCGTCATCTCTCCCCTGCTCGCCGGCCGCATCGCCGACCGGATGGGGCGCCGCAGGCCGGTGATGATCGCCTCGCTGTGGATCTCCGCCATCGCCACCACGGGGCTCGCCCGGACGGGGGCCAGCCTCCTCGGCATCCTGGCGGCGCTGATCGTGCTGAGCCTCGCGGTGTACAATGAGAGCTCGCTGTCGCAGGCGCTGCTGGCCGACATCGTCACGGACGAGGAGCGGGACGGCGCCTTCAGCCTGTTCTACGTGGTCTCGTTTACGGGTGCCGCGGTGTGGGGAGTGGTGATCGGGCTGGCGATCGCGCGCTGGGGGTTTCCGGCCGGCTTCGCGCTGATGGTCAGTTCCTACCTGCTGGCAAGCGTGGTGCTCTTCTTCGTGAGAGAGACCGCCGCCGTCCCCTGA